Proteins from a genomic interval of Oceanispirochaeta crateris:
- a CDS encoding pyridoxal phosphate-dependent aminotransferase: protein MAVSKKIQEMQASSSFIRKMFETGAALKSEFGAENVYDFSIGNPSALPPAEFTNILLEEAARENMHGYMPNAGYPEVRSQVAAYLTDEQNVKFRPENILMTSGAGGALNVALKTILNPGDKVLASKPCFMEYQFYCDNHGGGLELVDCLPGFDLNIEAFESVIDEKTAAVIVNSPNNPSGKVYSEKKLKELAELLERKSVEMGRRIYILCDEPYRKIIYGQVEVPSIPELYPHTMICTSYSKDLSIPGERIGFLAIAPGLEDRDHITSGAVLCNRILGYVNASSLMQRVVGRLQGMAVDVAQYQKKRDLLGQILTDCGFDLELPEGTFYLFPRAPLGDDMMVVNYLQEQNILAVPGRGFGMPGYFRLSYCVNDDMILRSEKAFKRAAQNIFG, encoded by the coding sequence ATGGCTGTTTCAAAAAAAATCCAGGAGATGCAGGCATCTTCTTCGTTTATCAGAAAAATGTTTGAAACAGGTGCCGCTCTCAAGTCAGAATTCGGTGCCGAGAATGTGTACGATTTTTCAATTGGAAATCCCAGCGCTCTTCCTCCTGCAGAGTTTACAAATATACTGCTTGAAGAAGCAGCCAGGGAGAATATGCATGGCTATATGCCTAATGCCGGATATCCGGAAGTCCGGTCTCAAGTAGCCGCATATTTAACAGATGAGCAAAATGTTAAATTTCGTCCTGAAAATATTCTGATGACAAGCGGAGCCGGCGGTGCACTCAATGTTGCCCTCAAGACAATCCTGAATCCTGGCGACAAGGTTCTGGCCAGCAAACCCTGCTTTATGGAGTACCAGTTTTATTGTGATAATCATGGAGGAGGCCTGGAACTGGTAGACTGCCTTCCCGGTTTTGATCTGAACATTGAGGCTTTTGAATCTGTTATTGATGAAAAAACAGCCGCGGTAATTGTCAATTCTCCGAATAATCCTTCCGGTAAGGTTTATAGTGAGAAAAAACTCAAAGAACTGGCCGAATTGCTGGAAAGAAAATCTGTAGAAATGGGGCGGAGAATCTACATCCTCTGTGATGAGCCTTATAGGAAGATCATTTATGGACAGGTGGAAGTGCCTTCCATTCCTGAGCTTTATCCTCATACCATGATCTGTACATCCTATTCCAAAGACCTTTCCATTCCTGGAGAAAGGATCGGATTTCTGGCCATAGCCCCCGGCCTTGAAGACCGTGATCATATTACGAGCGGAGCGGTACTCTGCAATCGCATTTTAGGATATGTCAATGCCTCCTCCCTTATGCAGAGAGTCGTGGGGCGCCTTCAAGGGATGGCTGTTGATGTAGCTCAGTATCAGAAAAAGCGTGATCTTCTTGGTCAAATCCTGACCGACTGTGGGTTTGACCTTGAATTGCCTGAAGGTACATTCTACCTTTTTCCACGGGCTCCCCTTGGTGATGATATGATGGTTGTGAACTATCTTCAGGAACAGAATATTCTGGCAGTTCCCGGCCGGGGTTTTGGAATGCCTGGATATTTCAGACTCTCATATTGTGTGAATGATGATATGATCCTCCGGTCCGAAAAGGCTTTTAAAAGAGCAGCCCAAAACATATTTGGCTAA
- a CDS encoding diguanylate cyclase domain-containing protein, with protein MNDQIELSMRDKDVRKRFFWYLSAFILITFLIISALLLGRRNQLLRDYKVHSETQVDHLGGLIESHFQSIKSDILFLPVLNEILRFKSIPNEEDKHFIEKEFLEFVRSKKIYDQIRYLDTEGNELLRINFNNGFPEIVPREELQNKSNRYYFKESVKLKEGHVYVSPIDLNKEKGAVEVPLKPMIRFGTPLYDQKIHLKGVLILNYLANVFIEDLIVSSRNEAGTFGLINEEGFWLYNDNPAEEWQFMYPESNPSGLMVSSPELWEKIVSNDRTHSFIHENSLYTSLNIQPLSQVPTIVNEQHWYLVNRVSFDEMNTSWRDFLIVLFLLTFILTLMASFPFLLAAKTVVQRNIFKEALERAALFDTLTGLPNRDFLKIAALQLIKDLDRYNQTFALLFIDLDGFKNVNDTYGHEGGDLVLKDVAGKLKNCVRDSDTVARIGGDEFVVLLHRVEGEEDCKMVARNILDSLNQALILPQGEAKVGSSIGIALALPGTTTDLESLIARADKAMYKVKDEGKGDFKIG; from the coding sequence ATGAATGATCAGATTGAATTATCTATGAGGGATAAAGATGTAAGAAAGAGGTTCTTCTGGTATTTAAGTGCTTTTATTTTGATTACATTCCTCATTATCTCTGCTCTACTCCTGGGAAGACGGAACCAACTCTTGAGAGATTACAAAGTCCACTCGGAGACTCAGGTAGACCATTTGGGTGGATTAATTGAGAGCCATTTTCAATCTATCAAATCAGATATCCTCTTTCTTCCTGTGCTGAATGAAATATTGAGATTTAAAAGTATTCCAAACGAGGAAGACAAGCATTTTATTGAAAAAGAGTTTCTTGAATTTGTCAGAAGTAAAAAGATATATGATCAAATTCGCTATTTGGATACGGAAGGTAATGAACTTTTGAGGATCAATTTTAACAATGGATTTCCCGAAATTGTTCCAAGGGAAGAACTTCAAAATAAGAGTAACCGCTATTATTTTAAAGAGTCAGTAAAGTTAAAAGAGGGACATGTTTATGTGTCTCCCATAGATCTGAATAAGGAGAAAGGGGCCGTTGAGGTTCCTCTTAAACCTATGATCCGTTTTGGAACACCCCTTTATGATCAGAAGATACACCTCAAAGGGGTGTTGATTCTAAACTATCTGGCAAATGTTTTCATTGAAGATCTTATCGTCTCATCTCGAAATGAAGCTGGGACTTTCGGTCTCATCAATGAGGAGGGGTTCTGGTTATACAATGATAATCCAGCAGAAGAATGGCAATTCATGTACCCCGAAAGTAACCCATCGGGCCTAATGGTCAGTTCTCCTGAATTATGGGAAAAAATAGTGTCTAACGATAGAACCCACTCCTTTATCCATGAGAATTCATTGTATACCTCCTTGAATATTCAGCCCCTCAGTCAGGTTCCCACAATTGTGAATGAGCAGCATTGGTATTTGGTCAATAGAGTCAGTTTTGATGAAATGAATACTTCCTGGCGAGATTTCCTTATTGTCCTTTTTCTCTTGACCTTCATCCTGACTCTTATGGCTAGTTTTCCATTCTTATTGGCAGCTAAAACGGTGGTTCAGAGAAATATTTTCAAAGAAGCTCTGGAGCGCGCTGCACTGTTTGACACCCTGACGGGATTGCCGAATAGAGACTTCTTGAAAATCGCCGCACTACAGCTTATAAAAGATCTGGATCGTTATAATCAGACTTTTGCCCTTTTGTTTATTGACCTTGACGGATTCAAAAATGTCAATGACACCTATGGTCATGAAGGGGGAGATCTTGTATTGAAAGACGTAGCCGGAAAGTTGAAAAACTGTGTAAGAGACAGTGATACCGTTGCCAGAATCGGCGGAGATGAATTTGTTGTGCTTCTTCATAGAGTCGAAGGAGAGGAAGACTGTAAAATGGTCGCCAGGAATATTCTTGATTCTTTAAATCAAGCACTTATCCTCCCGCAGGGGGAAGCCAAGGTTGGGTCTAGCATAGGCATCGCCCTGGCCTTACCGGGTACAACTACAGATCTTGAAAGCCTCATTGCCCGGGCTGATAAGGCCATGTATAAGGTGAAAGATGAAGGAAAAGGGGATTTCAAAATAGGTTGA
- a CDS encoding LacI family DNA-binding transcriptional regulator, which translates to MTKEQPSITVRDVAAKAGVSTATVSRVLNGDPKVRPDTAERVQKAVSLLGYRMNQVARSLKTKRTHTIGIIAPEFKNDFFMSIVTGIEDTLKQIGYSVVLCSSRENRKEEAERLQLLKEKNTEGVIIIPGSNKGEHFNIMKGTPVVLVDRLVEGFESDAVLSDNFQGSYDAVQYSLKNGATHIGFIGGKRTLTSAKERYGGYKKALQDNHRKSEPEIILFGDYHEDSGYQLMKTLMERETPPDHVFISNYFMHLGAARYLLQSDHKGLHILSFDDLPLAAFFPYASIIVAQPMERIGREAAKLLIQRINGSRADTKIIRLPTSMRILE; encoded by the coding sequence ATGACTAAAGAACAACCTTCTATCACAGTTAGGGATGTTGCCGCCAAGGCTGGTGTTTCCACAGCCACTGTTTCCCGGGTTCTCAACGGAGATCCCAAGGTCCGTCCAGACACTGCCGAAAGAGTTCAAAAGGCAGTCTCTCTTCTGGGTTATAGAATGAACCAGGTTGCCCGGAGCCTGAAAACAAAGCGGACCCATACCATTGGAATCATAGCCCCTGAGTTTAAAAATGACTTTTTTATGAGCATTGTCACTGGTATCGAAGACACACTCAAACAGATAGGATACTCAGTCGTTTTGTGCAGTTCCAGAGAAAACAGAAAAGAAGAAGCAGAAAGACTTCAGCTCCTAAAAGAAAAGAATACGGAGGGTGTGATTATAATTCCAGGCAGCAATAAGGGTGAGCACTTCAATATCATGAAAGGAACGCCTGTGGTCTTGGTAGACCGCCTTGTGGAAGGCTTTGAGTCGGATGCCGTCTTATCCGATAACTTTCAGGGAAGCTATGACGCCGTTCAGTACTCTTTGAAAAATGGAGCCACCCATATAGGGTTTATAGGGGGTAAAAGAACCCTGACATCTGCCAAAGAGCGGTATGGGGGGTATAAGAAGGCTTTACAAGATAATCATAGAAAATCAGAGCCGGAGATCATTCTTTTTGGCGACTATCATGAGGATAGCGGATACCAATTGATGAAAACTCTGATGGAAAGAGAAACCCCTCCAGATCATGTCTTTATTTCGAATTACTTCATGCATCTTGGTGCCGCTCGGTACCTGTTGCAGTCCGACCACAAAGGCCTTCACATCCTCTCCTTTGACGACCTACCCCTGGCTGCATTTTTCCCCTATGCCAGCATCATCGTCGCCCAGCCCATGGAAAGGATAGGACGGGAAGCTGCAAAACTTCTCATTCAAAGAATCAATGGATCAAGGGCCGATACAAAAATTATTAGGCTCCCTACCAGCATGAGGATTCTAGAATAA
- a CDS encoding L-fucose isomerase, whose translation MNIKMNEPVNRLRGSMPKVGIRPVIDGREKGVRESLEVQTMNMAKAAAKLIEENLRHSNGLPVECVIADSTIGGVAEAADCADKFARAGVGVSLTVTPCWCYGTEVMDTDPLIPKAVWGFNGTERPGAVYLAAALAGYTQKGLPAFGIYGRDVQDSDDTSIPADVKEKVLRFTKAALAVATMRGKSYLSLGGMSMGIAGSLVNQDFLLDYLGMRTEVVDMSEIARRVEEGIFDPEEFKIALKWVKENCREQEDTVNAPEYRRSAEQREADWEYVVKMVLIGRDLMIGNPKLKELGYGEESLGHNAICGGFQGQRSWTDHYPNGDFLETILNTSFDWNGIREAFVFATENDYLNGITMLFGHLLTNTAQIFSDVRTFWSPEAIERVTSWKPEGLAKDGFIHLINSGSTTLDGAGQMNGSDGKPAMKPFWEISENDVENTMKATEFCVGDGGYFRGGGYSTDFLTKGGMPCTMSRLNYVKGQGPVLQLAEGWTVDVPKEVHEKLDVRTNPTWPTTWFVPRVSGKGSFKDVYTVMAKWGANHGAISYGHIGQDLITLCSMLRIPVCMHNVEDEGFRPSAWASFGMDEEGSDYRACSNFGPIYG comes from the coding sequence ATGAATATTAAGATGAATGAGCCCGTAAATAGACTCAGAGGCTCCATGCCTAAGGTTGGTATCCGTCCAGTAATTGACGGAAGAGAAAAAGGTGTCCGAGAATCTCTTGAAGTTCAGACAATGAACATGGCTAAGGCCGCTGCAAAACTGATCGAAGAAAATCTGCGCCATTCCAATGGCCTTCCTGTAGAGTGCGTCATTGCCGATTCTACTATTGGAGGTGTTGCCGAGGCTGCGGATTGTGCCGACAAATTCGCCCGTGCCGGAGTAGGTGTTTCTTTAACAGTGACTCCCTGTTGGTGCTATGGTACTGAGGTCATGGACACAGATCCTCTTATTCCAAAGGCTGTTTGGGGTTTTAATGGAACAGAAAGACCCGGTGCTGTTTATCTTGCTGCGGCATTGGCTGGTTACACTCAGAAAGGTCTTCCTGCTTTTGGTATTTATGGACGCGATGTTCAGGATTCTGATGATACGAGCATTCCTGCCGATGTTAAAGAAAAAGTACTCCGATTTACCAAAGCTGCTTTGGCTGTAGCGACAATGAGAGGTAAATCCTACCTCTCTCTCGGTGGTATGTCCATGGGAATCGCCGGTTCTCTTGTGAATCAGGACTTTCTACTGGATTATCTCGGAATGAGAACCGAAGTCGTTGATATGAGTGAAATCGCTCGTAGGGTGGAAGAAGGAATTTTTGATCCTGAAGAGTTCAAAATTGCTTTGAAATGGGTTAAAGAAAACTGCCGTGAGCAGGAAGATACTGTAAATGCCCCCGAATACCGGCGAAGTGCAGAACAGCGTGAAGCCGATTGGGAGTATGTTGTAAAAATGGTTCTCATCGGAAGAGATTTGATGATTGGAAACCCAAAACTGAAAGAACTGGGATATGGAGAAGAGTCACTGGGTCATAATGCTATTTGTGGTGGATTTCAGGGACAGCGTTCCTGGACGGATCATTACCCCAATGGAGATTTTCTAGAAACCATCCTCAATACCTCCTTTGACTGGAATGGTATTAGGGAAGCCTTTGTATTTGCCACTGAAAATGATTATCTCAACGGCATTACCATGCTCTTTGGCCATCTTTTGACTAATACGGCTCAGATCTTTAGCGATGTTAGAACTTTCTGGAGTCCCGAAGCGATCGAGCGTGTTACCTCCTGGAAACCCGAGGGATTAGCTAAAGACGGATTTATTCATCTTATCAATTCAGGATCTACCACCCTGGATGGAGCGGGTCAGATGAATGGTTCCGATGGTAAACCTGCAATGAAACCTTTCTGGGAAATATCTGAAAATGATGTTGAAAATACCATGAAAGCAACCGAATTCTGTGTTGGTGATGGTGGATATTTTAGAGGTGGCGGTTATTCTACTGACTTCCTCACCAAGGGTGGCATGCCTTGTACCATGTCTCGATTAAATTATGTAAAAGGACAGGGACCTGTTCTGCAGCTGGCAGAAGGATGGACTGTTGATGTTCCTAAAGAGGTTCATGAAAAACTGGATGTTAGAACAAACCCAACATGGCCTACTACCTGGTTTGTACCCAGAGTTTCAGGTAAAGGATCTTTTAAAGATGTTTATACTGTGATGGCTAAGTGGGGAGCCAATCATGGAGCCATCAGCTACGGACATATCGGTCAGGATCTCATCACTCTTTGCTCCATGCTGCGGATTCCTGTCTGCATGCATAACGTAGAAGATGAGGGATTTAGACCCAGCGCCTGGGCTTCTTTTGGAATGGATGAAGAAGGGTCTGATTACAGAGCCTGTTCCAATTTTGGTCCTATATACGGCTGA